Proteins co-encoded in one Acidobacteriota bacterium genomic window:
- a CDS encoding DUF488 domain-containing protein gives MSKSSFPASHLRLKRAYEPASPGDGVRILIDRLWPRGLSKERAALDDWMKSIAPSTELRKWFGHDPTRWLEFQRRYKVELEQHKEALGQIRDLAKTKTVTLVYGAHDQEHNDAVVLKDVLLQ, from the coding sequence ATGAGTAAGTCATCGTTTCCAGCGTCGCATCTTCGGTTGAAGCGCGCTTATGAACCGGCGTCGCCGGGCGACGGTGTGCGTATTCTTATCGATCGACTCTGGCCCCGTGGACTGAGTAAAGAGCGAGCCGCTCTTGACGATTGGATGAAGAGCATTGCCCCGAGTACCGAATTGCGAAAATGGTTCGGTCATGATCCAACGCGCTGGCTGGAGTTTCAACGGCGCTACAAAGTCGAGCTTGAACAACACAAAGAAGCGCTTGGACAGATTCGCGATTTGGCGAAAACGAAGACTGTAACGCTTGTTTATGGCGCCCATGACCAGGAACATAACGATGCAGTGGTTTTGAAAGATGTGCTTTTGCAATGA
- a CDS encoding DUF2945 domain-containing protein, protein MAKVFKVGDHVCWNSEAGFVSGTIIAIHTADFNYKGYVHHASKTDPQYEIKSDKTDHIAAHKGGALKLLVSRSGQ, encoded by the coding sequence GTGGCAAAGGTGTTCAAAGTTGGTGATCATGTTTGTTGGAATTCGGAGGCAGGCTTTGTGTCGGGAACCATTATCGCGATTCACACTGCCGATTTTAACTATAAGGGGTATGTGCATCATGCCTCGAAGACAGACCCACAATATGAGATCAAAAGCGATAAGACGGATCACATTGCCGCCCACAAGGGCGGTGCTCTTAAGTTGCTTGTATCGCGCTCGGGGCAGTGA
- a CDS encoding Dyp-type peroxidase, whose amino-acid sequence MNISKALNEAVQPQPVVSPLTRSAIFLVLSIPPDRANYPALRSFFTDLAGLVRAVEFRNVEAGLTCVVGFGSDSWDALFGSPRPAELHPFREIRSGGRHAVSTQGDILFHIRAKLPDLCFELATQIMDALGDMVTVADEVHGFRYFDDRDLLGFVDGTENPRAEAAHQAAIVGDEDPAFAGGSYVIVQKYLHDMKGWNALPVETQERIIGRKKLSDIELSSAEKPAFAHNALTTIVEDGKEAQILRDNMPFGRPGHGEFGTYFIGYCRTPRITETMLQNMFVGNPPGNYDRLLDFTQAVTGSLFFAPSAAFLDNIDTGDPASIASATPPSPKAPAVSDIGETSLKIGSLKGENDE is encoded by the coding sequence ATGAACATCTCAAAAGCATTAAACGAAGCAGTTCAACCTCAGCCTGTGGTTAGCCCTCTGACGCGCTCGGCCATCTTCCTCGTTCTATCGATCCCACCCGATCGGGCCAATTATCCTGCGCTGCGCTCCTTCTTCACGGACCTTGCAGGTCTTGTGCGTGCCGTCGAATTTCGGAACGTTGAAGCTGGACTCACATGCGTTGTCGGATTTGGCTCCGATTCCTGGGATGCTCTCTTCGGCTCACCACGCCCCGCCGAACTTCATCCCTTTCGTGAGATCCGCTCAGGTGGCCGACATGCAGTTTCTACTCAGGGTGACATTCTGTTTCACATTCGCGCCAAACTGCCTGACCTCTGCTTTGAATTGGCTACCCAGATTATGGATGCTCTTGGGGATATGGTTACAGTTGCCGATGAGGTTCATGGTTTTCGTTACTTCGATGATCGCGACCTCCTGGGGTTCGTCGACGGTACGGAAAACCCGCGAGCGGAAGCCGCACATCAGGCTGCCATCGTCGGCGATGAAGACCCGGCATTTGCGGGTGGAAGTTATGTCATCGTCCAGAAGTACCTCCATGACATGAAGGGATGGAACGCTCTCCCAGTGGAGACACAGGAGCGCATCATAGGTCGCAAGAAGCTTTCGGATATCGAGCTAAGCAGCGCCGAAAAGCCTGCATTTGCCCACAATGCACTGACAACGATCGTCGAAGATGGGAAAGAAGCTCAGATTCTGAGAGATAACATGCCCTTCGGCCGGCCGGGACATGGTGAATTCGGGACGTATTTTATCGGCTATTGCCGCACTCCGCGTATCACGGAAACCATGTTGCAAAACATGTTCGTCGGTAATCCTCCTGGCAACTACGATCGTCTTCTTGATTTCACCCAGGCAGTTACCGGCAGCCTGTTTTTTGCGCCTTCTGCAGCGTTTCTCGACAACATCGATACAGGCGACCCCGCTTCTATTGCATCCGCCACCCCACCTTCACCGAAGGCGCCCGCGGTCTCCGACATAGGGGAGACCTCACTCAAAATAGGATCACTTAAAGGAGAAAACGATGAATAA
- a CDS encoding bacteriocin family protein, producing the protein MNNLRRELAPISDAAWVQIEEETKRTIKRYLAGRRVVDVPSSGGTALSGIGTGHLKLIPASVEGIIANQREIKPLVELRVPFELSRQAIDDVERGSNDSDWQPAKEAAKKLAFAEDRAIFNGFREAGIQGIRECTSNPIETLPADVRDYPDAIAHALSQLRLVGVNGPYSVVLGADEYTALAETRDHGYPVLEHVKRIVDGNLIWAPAIEGAFVMTTRGGDFQLNIGQDVSIGYLSHSDSSVNLYLQETFVFRVLTSEASVAITASHKS; encoded by the coding sequence ATGAATAACCTGCGTCGAGAACTTGCACCAATTTCAGATGCAGCATGGGTCCAGATTGAGGAAGAGACCAAACGGACAATCAAGAGATACCTTGCTGGCCGGCGAGTTGTCGACGTCCCTTCATCGGGTGGTACGGCCCTCTCTGGGATTGGGACCGGTCATCTGAAATTGATCCCTGCGTCTGTCGAAGGCATCATTGCAAACCAGCGCGAGATCAAGCCCCTCGTCGAATTGCGTGTGCCTTTTGAGTTATCGCGACAGGCAATCGACGATGTGGAGCGTGGATCGAACGATTCCGATTGGCAGCCAGCGAAGGAGGCAGCAAAGAAGCTTGCGTTTGCAGAAGATCGAGCAATCTTCAATGGATTTCGGGAAGCGGGTATTCAGGGCATTCGGGAATGCACCAGTAACCCCATAGAGACACTCCCTGCTGATGTGCGCGATTATCCCGATGCCATCGCACATGCTTTGAGCCAACTACGGCTCGTTGGCGTAAACGGTCCATACTCCGTCGTGCTTGGCGCCGATGAGTATACGGCACTCGCCGAAACCCGCGATCACGGTTATCCGGTTCTGGAGCATGTCAAACGTATCGTTGATGGCAATCTGATCTGGGCGCCGGCAATCGAAGGAGCGTTTGTGATGACGACACGGGGAGGCGATTTCCAGCTCAACATCGGACAGGATGTATCGATCGGCTACCTCAGCCATAGCGATTCATCTGTGAATCTGTACCTTCAGGAGACATTTGTCTTCCGTGTACTTACCAGCGAAGCCTCAGTAGCAATCACCGCTTCGCACAAATCGTAG
- a CDS encoding TonB-dependent receptor, which translates to MKFCRNSTLPVIAIVCLAVSGQAQTSSGTISGHIVDQTDAVVPNAEVKLINQQTAVMISTQVRPNGDFIFSNVQPGTFTVIVQASGYKELRKVNLQLSASQVLSAGTFALQIGEVTQSVTVSAEITPIQNGSSERSGVLDSKQIDNLLAVGRDAMSFVRVLPGVVGSGGSASLGTSNTPTINGVNSEYNSATIDGVTGNTRGLSTLDTPLNLDAVQEVTVMASNYQAQYGKTAGANINFVTKSGTQQFHGGIYYYFRNEALNANSYFTKYNGSLIRPRYRYNTYGGTIGGPIYWPGHFNVAKNKLFFFVSLENSPITAPDGLKTYKVPTALEVNGDFSQSYNQGNAVQDPAHLIRVKDPTSSGSCAVNSATPGAGCFPGNVIPASRINTQAQALLKVLYNNTLALNPGFAVNNLGVTNNNYNYATNYSGDKPVNQEIFRVDYFPTEKLHMFGRGDLETVNNNSYSSPANNLPWLMKVNYKTSNPNFVFNVIYTFSPTLVNELNLGTAGWNESQLYNPADLAKAQLDPKGYNIPALYPGVNPLNLLPSASFGLTNSANFGWDSRFPMGNKVRSYSATDNVTKIIGTHSLKFGADAQTDSYLQVNHNRVGNFSYARDANNPNDSNYAYSNAMLGNFDTMTEVTALVNYKPRTNTFEWYAQDQWKLTNKLTLDYGLRFSWAMAQRLSAGNNFAPELYKASNAPLLYQPTTKDPKTGLSRAVDPTTGAFVPGAWGGLFVPNTGNLQNGILNVNTPGYPQGTLYGNGIIYAPRIGFAYDPFGQGKTVVRGGYGIFYNVRARSGQSGDMTNNAPTTNSPTQYYGNLDTFQNAGSLSGPYTIGHAIPLHAPVVSTMNTSLGIQQMMGAGVVLDVAYVGTFGRHLSNYTPINTVPYSAQFLWSSQSAAGGVLPDNFFRPYPGFGTINMQYFNLTSSYNSLQIRATKRFSKGLEFGVAYTWSKSMDYGSCQTASTQSASSCSESYNVTVANYQNLRTWNYGPASFDIRNNLVANYLWSLPKGSNVWSNFLTRAVLDNWQISGIASHLSGTPGGIILKTSNNANITGGGDGARVNLLGDPMQGAPRTFNQWFNTSVVSAPVAGVAATSATSGYKPGDPGNAPKVNYYLPGYTNFDTALFKNIPIEGKLTMQFRLETYNTFNHTQFNSLNNTATFATAASAASPRPAQTDATFGRFNGANNPRYLQLALRINF; encoded by the coding sequence ATGAAATTTTGCCGTAACTCCACTTTGCCAGTAATCGCAATTGTTTGTCTTGCCGTTTCAGGACAAGCACAGACCTCCAGCGGCACAATCAGTGGCCACATCGTCGATCAAACCGATGCGGTTGTACCTAATGCGGAGGTAAAGTTGATCAATCAGCAGACGGCTGTCATGATATCGACGCAGGTTCGTCCGAACGGAGACTTTATCTTTTCGAACGTGCAACCCGGAACATTCACGGTAATCGTCCAGGCAAGCGGTTATAAGGAGCTGCGCAAGGTAAACCTCCAATTGAGTGCCTCGCAGGTCCTTTCGGCTGGCACGTTCGCTCTCCAGATCGGTGAAGTCACTCAGTCAGTTACCGTGTCTGCGGAGATTACACCAATTCAGAACGGCAGTTCCGAGCGCTCTGGTGTGCTTGATAGCAAGCAGATTGATAATCTGCTTGCGGTAGGGCGCGATGCCATGTCCTTCGTTCGAGTATTGCCGGGTGTAGTCGGGAGTGGCGGCAGTGCAAGCCTGGGAACGTCCAACACTCCGACCATCAATGGAGTTAACAGCGAGTACAACTCCGCGACGATCGATGGTGTTACCGGAAATACGCGCGGGCTCTCTACACTGGATACGCCTTTGAACCTTGATGCGGTTCAGGAAGTTACTGTGATGGCCTCGAACTATCAGGCGCAGTATGGAAAGACGGCAGGCGCAAACATAAATTTCGTCACTAAGAGCGGCACGCAGCAGTTCCATGGGGGAATCTACTATTACTTTCGCAACGAGGCATTGAACGCCAACAGCTACTTTACGAAATATAACGGCAGCCTTATCCGTCCGCGGTACCGCTATAACACCTATGGCGGCACGATTGGAGGGCCCATCTATTGGCCGGGACACTTCAATGTGGCAAAAAACAAGCTATTCTTCTTCGTTTCGCTCGAGAACTCGCCAATTACCGCACCAGACGGCCTCAAGACTTACAAGGTACCGACAGCATTGGAAGTGAATGGCGATTTTTCGCAGAGCTATAACCAGGGGAACGCCGTTCAGGATCCCGCACACCTGATCCGCGTCAAAGACCCAACGTCTAGTGGTAGTTGTGCTGTAAACTCTGCGACGCCCGGTGCAGGTTGCTTTCCGGGCAACGTCATTCCCGCAAGCCGGATCAATACGCAGGCCCAGGCGCTTCTGAAGGTTCTCTACAACAATACCCTCGCACTGAATCCGGGGTTCGCCGTAAACAACCTCGGTGTGACGAATAACAACTACAACTACGCCACGAACTACTCGGGCGACAAACCAGTCAATCAAGAGATCTTCCGTGTCGACTACTTTCCTACGGAAAAGCTGCATATGTTCGGGCGCGGCGATCTGGAAACCGTCAACAATAACAGCTACAGTTCTCCAGCAAACAATCTGCCGTGGCTGATGAAGGTGAACTATAAGACGTCCAATCCCAACTTCGTCTTCAATGTGATCTATACCTTCAGCCCAACACTAGTGAATGAGCTGAATCTGGGAACTGCAGGATGGAATGAATCGCAGCTTTACAACCCGGCGGATTTGGCCAAGGCTCAGCTAGACCCTAAGGGGTACAACATCCCGGCTTTGTACCCAGGCGTCAATCCTTTGAACCTGCTTCCATCGGCGAGCTTTGGTCTCACAAACTCAGCGAACTTTGGTTGGGATAGCCGCTTTCCTATGGGAAACAAGGTCAGGTCCTATAGCGCAACGGACAATGTAACGAAGATCATCGGCACACATAGCTTAAAATTTGGCGCCGACGCACAGACGGACTCCTATCTGCAGGTCAACCATAACCGGGTCGGCAACTTCTCTTACGCACGGGATGCAAATAATCCCAACGACAGCAACTACGCGTATTCCAATGCGATGCTAGGAAACTTCGACACAATGACCGAGGTGACAGCGTTAGTCAACTACAAGCCACGTACCAATACATTTGAGTGGTACGCACAGGATCAGTGGAAATTAACTAACAAGCTGACCCTTGACTACGGCTTGCGCTTCTCGTGGGCTATGGCTCAACGATTATCGGCCGGCAACAACTTTGCCCCGGAGCTATATAAAGCTTCCAATGCACCGCTTTTATATCAGCCAACGACCAAAGATCCGAAGACAGGGTTGTCTCGAGCCGTTGACCCGACAACAGGAGCTTTCGTGCCGGGGGCATGGGGCGGCCTCTTCGTACCCAATACAGGTAACCTTCAGAACGGCATCCTAAACGTCAATACGCCGGGTTATCCGCAGGGAACGCTGTATGGCAACGGGATAATTTATGCTCCACGCATTGGCTTTGCCTACGATCCATTTGGCCAAGGGAAAACGGTCGTTCGCGGAGGTTACGGCATCTTCTATAACGTGCGTGCGCGCTCTGGGCAGTCGGGCGACATGACAAATAACGCGCCAACGACTAACTCTCCGACGCAATACTATGGCAACCTCGATACGTTCCAGAACGCAGGATCGTTGAGCGGGCCCTATACCATCGGCCATGCGATCCCGCTGCATGCCCCTGTGGTTTCCACTATGAATACCAGCCTGGGTATCCAGCAAATGATGGGCGCGGGGGTTGTTCTTGATGTGGCTTATGTTGGCACTTTTGGCCGGCATCTGAGTAACTACACTCCGATCAACACGGTTCCGTATAGCGCTCAATTCCTTTGGTCGAGCCAAAGCGCCGCTGGCGGAGTTTTGCCGGACAACTTCTTCCGTCCTTATCCAGGATTCGGGACAATCAACATGCAGTACTTCAATCTCACATCCAGCTACAACTCCCTGCAGATTCGTGCGACCAAACGCTTCTCTAAAGGGTTGGAGTTTGGAGTGGCCTATACATGGTCCAAGTCGATGGACTACGGTTCGTGCCAGACAGCGTCGACCCAATCAGCGTCGTCCTGTTCTGAGTCTTACAACGTTACCGTCGCCAATTATCAAAATCTACGCACATGGAACTACGGTCCAGCCAGTTTCGACATAAGGAACAACCTGGTTGCGAATTATCTCTGGAGCCTGCCTAAGGGCAGCAACGTCTGGAGCAACTTCTTGACCCGCGCGGTGCTGGATAACTGGCAGATATCAGGTATTGCTTCGCATCTCAGTGGCACCCCAGGTGGAATCATCCTGAAAACAAGTAACAATGCGAATATCACTGGAGGTGGCGATGGCGCCAGGGTCAATCTTTTAGGAGACCCGATGCAGGGCGCTCCGCGCACTTTCAATCAGTGGTTTAATACCAGCGTCGTGAGCGCTCCGGTCGCGGGCGTAGCCGCCACGAGTGCGACGAGCGGATACAAGCCAGGCGATCCAGGCAATGCTCCAAAGGTTAACTACTATCTTCCCGGTTACACCAATTTCGACACGGCGTTGTTCAAGAACATCCCTATCGAAGGAAAGTTGACTATGCAGTTCCGTCTTGAAACATACAATACCTTCAATCACACGCAGTTCAACTCGCTCAACAATACGGCTACATTTGCGACCGCGGCCAGTGCAGCTAGCCCTCGACCCGCTCAAACGGATGCTACGTTTGGAAGATTCAACGGAGCCAATAATCCTCGTTACTTGCAGTTGGCGCTTCGGATTAACTTCTAA
- a CDS encoding right-handed parallel beta-helix repeat-containing protein: protein MRPDNLEAEASQRKGAITIDLGARVYNIRAFGAKGDGTTMDTAALQAAIDACTHDGGGTVLVPAGVFQIGTVELKSNVTLHIAAGGKLLGSGDGKQYHAVDAIPLSGDTTLVDGNWALLFAVNAKNVTIQGPGTIDGQGAQFHSKIRGAKPPSGIGGASRPYHVLVYRCEGLTIRSLDLIDCAYHSIRVIQSKRVHMDSLYIHNRVNGNNDGFHFISAQYVTVNNCIVLAQDDACALFGSCQFVTIANSIFSTRWSVFRFGGGFAQNISISNCVLYEVYGCPIKFQGNPGSRYENIAFSNLVLDNVTGPIHVGVGPRRTVAPQNAAAAAKDDMSTGTPPGTTTPAVMRNISFSHIHGNVTTNPGQLSEAEVTSVVNPGEKMSCIVFNCVGGATMENISLEDIHLTFGGGGTAEDGARRKLPEIAGEYFMLGPMPAYGLYARGVHGLTVQNLRLEVSSPDLRPAVIFDNVTDAAVNGISIDGNPEAETVVRMIDSKHVLMTAPRLLTPAAVFLQVEGAGNERIVIDGGDISYAAKPTIFQDGALEKAVRLRD from the coding sequence ATGCGGCCCGACAATTTGGAAGCCGAGGCATCGCAACGTAAGGGAGCGATAACCATCGATCTGGGTGCACGCGTCTACAACATACGCGCCTTTGGCGCAAAGGGAGACGGGACAACGATGGATACCGCAGCTTTGCAAGCGGCAATCGATGCTTGCACGCATGATGGCGGCGGCACCGTTTTGGTTCCAGCGGGAGTGTTTCAAATTGGTACTGTTGAGTTGAAGAGCAATGTCACACTGCACATCGCCGCAGGGGGCAAACTTTTAGGGAGCGGCGACGGAAAGCAATATCACGCCGTCGATGCAATTCCTTTGAGCGGTGACACGACGCTTGTGGATGGCAACTGGGCGCTCCTTTTTGCCGTGAATGCAAAGAACGTGACAATCCAAGGGCCTGGGACCATTGATGGACAGGGCGCGCAGTTTCATTCGAAGATACGTGGTGCAAAGCCTCCCAGTGGAATCGGCGGTGCGAGTCGTCCCTACCATGTACTGGTATATCGTTGCGAAGGCCTTACGATTCGCAGTCTTGATCTCATCGACTGCGCATACCACAGCATTCGCGTGATCCAAAGCAAGCGTGTGCACATGGATAGTCTCTATATCCACAATCGCGTTAACGGCAACAATGACGGATTCCACTTCATCAGCGCACAATACGTTACGGTTAATAACTGCATCGTTCTCGCACAAGACGACGCCTGCGCTTTATTCGGAAGCTGTCAGTTTGTGACGATTGCAAATAGTATCTTCAGCACACGTTGGTCTGTCTTCCGTTTTGGCGGTGGCTTCGCGCAAAACATCTCAATATCGAACTGCGTGCTTTACGAGGTATATGGTTGCCCGATCAAGTTCCAGGGTAATCCCGGATCGCGATACGAGAACATTGCTTTCTCAAATCTTGTTTTGGACAACGTGACTGGGCCCATCCACGTAGGCGTTGGCCCTCGTCGGACAGTGGCCCCGCAAAATGCCGCCGCTGCCGCAAAGGATGACATGAGCACGGGTACGCCTCCAGGAACTACCACTCCCGCAGTTATGAGAAATATCTCCTTCAGTCACATCCATGGCAATGTCACGACGAATCCTGGGCAGCTATCGGAGGCAGAGGTAACCAGCGTCGTCAATCCCGGCGAAAAGATGTCGTGTATCGTGTTCAATTGTGTCGGAGGAGCGACGATGGAGAACATCTCGCTTGAAGACATCCATCTCACATTTGGTGGTGGCGGAACGGCTGAAGATGGCGCAAGGCGCAAGCTACCGGAGATTGCCGGTGAGTATTTCATGCTTGGACCGATGCCAGCCTACGGTCTATATGCACGCGGAGTACACGGGCTGACTGTGCAGAATCTTCGCCTGGAAGTAAGTTCGCCAGACCTCCGTCCAGCCGTGATCTTTGACAACGTGACAGACGCTGCGGTCAATGGAATTAGTATCGACGGAAATCCTGAAGCTGAAACCGTAGTCCGTATGATCGACAGCAAACACGTGCTCATGACAGCACCCCGCTTGCTCACACCGGCAGCAGTGTTTCTGCAGGTAGAGGGAGCAGGAAATGAGCGCATCGTAATCGACGGTGGGGATATCTCATATGCCGCGAAGCCAACAATATTTCAGGACGGCGCTCTGGAGAAAGCTGTCAGGTTACGAGACTAA
- a CDS encoding LacI family DNA-binding transcriptional regulator, with protein MDMRDIAKLAGVSSATVSRVINGSNLVRPKTAERVRKVLEETKFIPNGSATTLKYGRSSTYGLIIPDITNPFFPEFIRCFEAILAENNQDMLMAMTDLHVSRMQQTIRRMLVRQVDGVALLAAEIETEPIEALLHNRVPLVTLDRRIVGPGLGDVSIDYLSGMRQAIAHLKEHRHRKIAYIGGSPGLTISDHRVHAFKAAMAEANLTVEPAFVRAGNYRVTGGEKGMSELLALKVRPTAIMATNDLTAIGALRVIHRAGYSVPGQFSVVGFDDIELSDIVYPPLTTLRLPRNILAEAFFKALASSGKDPHAVGKRYRVHTELVVRDSTGPVR; from the coding sequence ATGGACATGCGTGACATCGCGAAACTCGCAGGAGTTTCCAGTGCGACCGTATCCCGTGTTATCAACGGTTCCAACCTTGTACGTCCAAAAACAGCAGAGCGTGTCCGTAAGGTACTGGAAGAGACAAAATTCATCCCTAATGGTAGTGCCACTACATTGAAGTACGGTAGAAGCAGTACCTACGGCCTCATCATTCCAGATATTACAAATCCATTTTTTCCGGAGTTTATCCGTTGTTTTGAGGCGATCCTTGCAGAAAACAACCAAGATATGCTGATGGCAATGACCGATTTGCATGTGTCACGGATGCAGCAAACTATTCGCCGCATGTTGGTCCGTCAGGTTGATGGCGTTGCGCTTCTCGCCGCTGAAATTGAGACCGAACCGATCGAGGCTCTTCTGCACAACCGGGTTCCCCTCGTTACCTTGGACCGCCGGATCGTCGGACCTGGACTTGGCGATGTTTCTATTGACTATTTGAGCGGTATGCGACAAGCCATCGCACATCTTAAGGAACATCGCCATCGCAAGATCGCCTACATTGGGGGGTCACCTGGTTTGACTATCTCCGATCACCGCGTCCATGCCTTTAAAGCTGCCATGGCTGAAGCGAATCTCACCGTTGAACCAGCCTTTGTCCGAGCTGGTAACTACCGCGTCACCGGTGGTGAGAAGGGTATGTCAGAATTATTGGCTCTCAAAGTCCGCCCCACCGCCATCATGGCCACCAATGACCTCACGGCAATTGGCGCCCTGCGTGTCATTCATCGTGCAGGCTATTCCGTGCCCGGGCAATTCTCCGTTGTTGGTTTTGACGATATCGAGTTGAGTGATATCGTCTATCCTCCACTTACAACTCTTCGTCTCCCTCGTAATATTCTGGCGGAAGCCTTCTTCAAAGCACTCGCGAGTAGTGGCAAAGACCCACATGCTGTAGGGAAGAGATATAGAGTGCATACAGAGCTTGTTGTGCGTGATTCGACTGGGCCGGTTCGATAA
- a CDS encoding sodium/solute symporter (Members of the Solute:Sodium Symporter (SSS), TC 2.A.21 as described in tcdb.org, catalyze solute:Na+ symport. Known solutes for members of the family include sugars, amino acids, nucleosides, inositols, vitamins, urea or anions, depending on the system.): MSFSVSNVTLVILVPYLAAVVFIGYVVRRNTKDSRSFLHARHSMPASVTSIAFLAANCGALEIVGITSASAKYGLAALHFYWIGAVPAMIFLALFMMPIYHNSRALTVPDFLRIRYNDATHLFSSCCLAARMALVAGISLYAISAVLHAFLGWSFSRISFLACSVVLCYTALGGLRATIYTEILQFVLTIAGVLPLTYKILHDFDGIAGIRTRLPHEMAHIWTALPWMNPTGAKLDRTGVIFGLGAVLSFGYWCTDFLIIQRALTARNLQNAIQTPLIAAVFKMFFPILLVVPGTAAAILLIKPGGAIQFDQALTAMMSHHYGAGLLALGLCAILASLMSGLAGNISALSVIWTQDLYRTYIQRTATDKHYLLMGRASTVGACGLSMTTAYIALHFGNLMDYQTLVFSLFDAPLFASFLLGMFTTWATPAAGLWGLVIGVLIATSHNFAVRIGTIHYGSDLLAGFYGAIYGFAASLVVNILVSLFTKKKSIGALAGLTYFTRPTREKIATSSLVLAGLVLIVCVALNFVFR; this comes from the coding sequence TTGAGTTTCTCCGTCTCAAATGTGACGCTGGTAATTTTGGTCCCGTATCTCGCAGCGGTTGTATTCATAGGCTACGTTGTGCGCAGGAACACGAAGGATTCCCGTTCTTTTTTGCACGCCAGGCATTCGATGCCTGCTTCAGTTACATCGATCGCATTTCTAGCAGCAAACTGTGGAGCGCTTGAAATCGTCGGTATCACATCGGCTAGTGCGAAGTATGGGCTAGCTGCATTGCACTTCTATTGGATCGGTGCCGTGCCTGCGATGATCTTTCTCGCCTTGTTTATGATGCCCATCTACCACAATAGCCGGGCGCTGACGGTTCCGGACTTCCTTCGAATTCGATACAACGACGCGACACATTTGTTCAGCTCATGCTGCCTGGCAGCGAGGATGGCCTTGGTCGCCGGCATTAGTCTCTATGCAATATCTGCGGTCCTCCATGCCTTCCTGGGCTGGAGTTTTTCTCGTATCTCATTTCTTGCCTGCTCTGTTGTGCTTTGTTACACAGCATTAGGCGGACTGCGAGCAACAATCTATACCGAGATTCTTCAGTTCGTTCTCACTATTGCGGGAGTTCTTCCGTTGACGTACAAGATCCTTCATGATTTTGACGGCATTGCCGGAATAAGAACTCGACTGCCCCACGAGATGGCTCACATCTGGACGGCGCTGCCATGGATGAATCCGACGGGCGCAAAGCTCGATAGAACAGGTGTCATTTTCGGTTTGGGAGCGGTTCTAAGCTTCGGCTACTGGTGTACTGACTTCCTGATCATCCAGCGGGCGCTGACTGCTCGGAATTTGCAGAATGCGATTCAGACTCCGCTGATAGCAGCAGTTTTCAAAATGTTCTTTCCGATATTGCTAGTTGTTCCCGGAACAGCGGCGGCAATTCTTTTAATCAAACCAGGCGGGGCGATTCAATTCGATCAGGCACTGACCGCGATGATGAGTCACCACTACGGAGCAGGGCTCCTTGCACTTGGGCTTTGCGCCATCCTTGCAAGTCTAATGTCTGGATTGGCGGGTAATATCAGTGCATTATCCGTCATCTGGACACAAGATCTCTACAGAACTTACATTCAGAGGACTGCTACGGACAAACACTATTTATTGATGGGGCGCGCTTCCACCGTGGGGGCTTGCGGTCTAAGCATGACAACCGCCTATATTGCGTTGCACTTCGGCAATCTCATGGACTACCAAACGCTAGTCTTCTCTCTTTTTGATGCTCCACTATTTGCATCGTTCCTCTTGGGCATGTTTACAACCTGGGCGACACCGGCGGCGGGTCTGTGGGGATTGGTCATAGGTGTTCTTATCGCAACGAGCCACAATTTTGCGGTAAGGATAGGCACAATCCACTATGGCAGCGACCTGCTTGCAGGTTTCTACGGAGCTATTTATGGATTTGCGGCAAGTCTCGTGGTCAATATTTTGGTGAGTTTATTCACCAAGAAAAAGAGCATCGGGGCCCTTGCGGGGTTGACGTATTTCACTCGACCGACAAGAGAAAAAATAGCCACAAGCTCTCTAGTACTTGCCGGTCTGGTACTCATTGTGTGCGTCGCGCTGAATTTCGTCTTTCGATAA
- a CDS encoding helix-turn-helix domain-containing protein, producing the protein MVSLRPHFGVFILHAPAARLLSIHHKTLQKLARRGDISGTHVGKLWRFRASALNAWLDQQKRAG; encoded by the coding sequence ATGGTCTCTTTGCGGCCCCACTTTGGCGTATTCATCCTGCACGCTCCGGCCGCACGGCTCTTAAGCATTCACCACAAAACCTTGCAAAAACTGGCACGGCGCGGGGACATTAGCGGAACGCATGTCGGGAAGTTATGGCGCTTCCGGGCCTCTGCGTTGAACGCTTGGCTCGACCAACAGAAGCGAGCGGGCTGA